A window of the Megalopta genalis isolate 19385.01 chromosome 2, iyMegGena1_principal, whole genome shotgun sequence genome harbors these coding sequences:
- the LOC117229708 gene encoding uncharacterized protein LOC117229708 isoform X1, with translation MEGASAGRGGFRGRGGPGGPMRGRGGFGDRGRGGPPRGGGMMRGGRGSGPGGGMRGGPLGMRGRGGPPGRGGHGGHFPPGGPPEPGMSSGPGGSGPPGPPGMGGPPRGGSRGGGSTGFRGRGRGDFSRGDSRRGSSNFRGRGGMDRGSRGGSRYDWGGSGRGGPGGRGGFGDRGSRGGSGRGGPSKRGGGPPGSSGPSKRPRFDQPSSQPANGYATQPPSQGGYGGGTSNAYGGGQQQPQQQQAVGYGGGYGSQNYTQSSYQGYESYQQPPDYGQTAGYPPSTAADNRYGGAPTVPATGAFSTGDPYSYGKAPPSDYSNQDGVYGKQDYGGSAGYQNAQSQRRY, from the exons ATGGAGGGTGCTTCAGCTGGTAGAGGTGGCTTCCGTGGTCGTGGTGGCCCAGGAGGTCCCATGAGAGGACGCGGCGGTTTTGGAGATAGAGGAAG GGGTGGACCGCCAAGAGGTGGAGGTATGATGCGAGGCGGTCGTGGCAGTGGTCCTGGAGGTGGCATGAGAGGCGGACCGCTTGGAATGAGGGGCAGGGGAGGTCCTCCAGGAAGGGGTGGACACGGCGGACATTTTCCTCCTGG AGGTCCCCCAGAACCAGGAATGTCTAGTGGACCCGGAGGCAGTGGACCACCAGGTCCACCAGGAATGGGAGGTCCCCCACGAGGTGGTAGCAGAGGTGGAGGAAGTACTGGCTTCCGTGGCAGAGGAAGAGGAGACTTCTCAAGAGGAGATAGCCGTAGAGGTAGTAGTAATTTCCGTGGTCGAGGAGGGATGGACAGAGGCAGTCGAGGAGGATCCAGGTATGATTG GGGAGGATCTGGTAGGGGTGGACCAGGAGGTAGAGGAGGTTTTGGGGATCGTGGAAGCAGAGGCGGCAGTGGGCGTGGCGGTCCATCGAAACGCGGAGGAGGTCCACCAGGTTCCAGTGGACCATCCAAGAGACCAAGGTTCGATCAACCATCTTCTCAACCTGCAAATGGTTATGCGACTCAGCCACCTAG tCAAGGTGGATACGGAGGAGGCACTAGTAATGCGTATGGCGGTGGTCAGCAACAGCCGCAACAGCAGCAAGCAGTAGGATACGGCGGAGGCTATGGATCACAAAACTATACTCAGTCTTCTTACCAAGGCTACGAAAGTTATCAGCAGCCTCCAGATTATGGCCAAACAGCA GGCTATCCACCATCGACCGCAGCCGATAACAGGTATGGCGGAGCACCTACCGTTCCTGCAACAGGAGCTTTCAGTACTGGTGATCCCTACAGCTATGGCAAAGCACCACCATCAG ATTACTCGAATCAGGATGGTGTATACGGCAAACAGGATTATG GTGGCAGTGCTGGTTACCAAAACGCCCAGTCTCAGCGACGTTATTAA
- the LOC117229708 gene encoding uncharacterized protein LOC117229708 isoform X4, giving the protein MEGASAGRGGFRGRGGPGGPMRGRGGFGDRGRGGPPRGGGMMRGGRGSGPGGGMRGGPLGMRGRGGPPGRGGHGGHFPPGGPPEPGMSSGPGGSGPPGPPGMGGPPRGGSRGGGSTGFRGRGRGDFSRGDSRRGSSNFRGRGGMDRGSRGGSRYDWGGSGRGGPGGRGGFGDRGSRGGSGRGGPSKRGGGPPGSSGPSKRPRFDQPSSQPANGYATQPPSQGGYGGGTSNAYGGGQQQPQQQQAVGYGGGYGSQNYTQSSYQGYESYQQPPDYGQTAGYPPSTAADNRYGGAPTVPATGAFSTGDPYSYGKAPPSDYSNQDGVYGKQDYG; this is encoded by the exons ATGGAGGGTGCTTCAGCTGGTAGAGGTGGCTTCCGTGGTCGTGGTGGCCCAGGAGGTCCCATGAGAGGACGCGGCGGTTTTGGAGATAGAGGAAG GGGTGGACCGCCAAGAGGTGGAGGTATGATGCGAGGCGGTCGTGGCAGTGGTCCTGGAGGTGGCATGAGAGGCGGACCGCTTGGAATGAGGGGCAGGGGAGGTCCTCCAGGAAGGGGTGGACACGGCGGACATTTTCCTCCTGG AGGTCCCCCAGAACCAGGAATGTCTAGTGGACCCGGAGGCAGTGGACCACCAGGTCCACCAGGAATGGGAGGTCCCCCACGAGGTGGTAGCAGAGGTGGAGGAAGTACTGGCTTCCGTGGCAGAGGAAGAGGAGACTTCTCAAGAGGAGATAGCCGTAGAGGTAGTAGTAATTTCCGTGGTCGAGGAGGGATGGACAGAGGCAGTCGAGGAGGATCCAGGTATGATTG GGGAGGATCTGGTAGGGGTGGACCAGGAGGTAGAGGAGGTTTTGGGGATCGTGGAAGCAGAGGCGGCAGTGGGCGTGGCGGTCCATCGAAACGCGGAGGAGGTCCACCAGGTTCCAGTGGACCATCCAAGAGACCAAGGTTCGATCAACCATCTTCTCAACCTGCAAATGGTTATGCGACTCAGCCACCTAG tCAAGGTGGATACGGAGGAGGCACTAGTAATGCGTATGGCGGTGGTCAGCAACAGCCGCAACAGCAGCAAGCAGTAGGATACGGCGGAGGCTATGGATCACAAAACTATACTCAGTCTTCTTACCAAGGCTACGAAAGTTATCAGCAGCCTCCAGATTATGGCCAAACAGCA GGCTATCCACCATCGACCGCAGCCGATAACAGGTATGGCGGAGCACCTACCGTTCCTGCAACAGGAGCTTTCAGTACTGGTGATCCCTACAGCTATGGCAAAGCACCACCATCAG ATTACTCGAATCAGGATGGTGTATACGGCAAACAGGATTATG gTTGA
- the LOC117229708 gene encoding uncharacterized protein LOC117229708 isoform X3, which translates to MEGASAGRGGFRGRGGPGGPMRGRGGFGDRGRGGPPRGGGMMRGGRGSGPGGGMRGGPLGMRGRGGPPGRGGHGGHFPPGGPPEPGMSSGPGGSGPPGPPGMGGPPRGGSRGGGSTGFRGRGRGDFSRGDSRRGSSNFRGRGGMDRGSRGGSRYDWGGSGRGGPGGRGGFGDRGSRGGSGRGGPSKRGGGPPGSSGPSKRPRFDQPSSQPANGYATQPPSQGGYGGGTSNAYGGGQQQPQQQQAVGYGGGYGSQNYTQSSYQGYESYQQPPDYGQTAGYPPSTAADNRYGGAPTVPATGAFSTGDPYSYGKAPPSDYSNQDGVYGKQDYGVATT; encoded by the exons ATGGAGGGTGCTTCAGCTGGTAGAGGTGGCTTCCGTGGTCGTGGTGGCCCAGGAGGTCCCATGAGAGGACGCGGCGGTTTTGGAGATAGAGGAAG GGGTGGACCGCCAAGAGGTGGAGGTATGATGCGAGGCGGTCGTGGCAGTGGTCCTGGAGGTGGCATGAGAGGCGGACCGCTTGGAATGAGGGGCAGGGGAGGTCCTCCAGGAAGGGGTGGACACGGCGGACATTTTCCTCCTGG AGGTCCCCCAGAACCAGGAATGTCTAGTGGACCCGGAGGCAGTGGACCACCAGGTCCACCAGGAATGGGAGGTCCCCCACGAGGTGGTAGCAGAGGTGGAGGAAGTACTGGCTTCCGTGGCAGAGGAAGAGGAGACTTCTCAAGAGGAGATAGCCGTAGAGGTAGTAGTAATTTCCGTGGTCGAGGAGGGATGGACAGAGGCAGTCGAGGAGGATCCAGGTATGATTG GGGAGGATCTGGTAGGGGTGGACCAGGAGGTAGAGGAGGTTTTGGGGATCGTGGAAGCAGAGGCGGCAGTGGGCGTGGCGGTCCATCGAAACGCGGAGGAGGTCCACCAGGTTCCAGTGGACCATCCAAGAGACCAAGGTTCGATCAACCATCTTCTCAACCTGCAAATGGTTATGCGACTCAGCCACCTAG tCAAGGTGGATACGGAGGAGGCACTAGTAATGCGTATGGCGGTGGTCAGCAACAGCCGCAACAGCAGCAAGCAGTAGGATACGGCGGAGGCTATGGATCACAAAACTATACTCAGTCTTCTTACCAAGGCTACGAAAGTTATCAGCAGCCTCCAGATTATGGCCAAACAGCA GGCTATCCACCATCGACCGCAGCCGATAACAGGTATGGCGGAGCACCTACCGTTCCTGCAACAGGAGCTTTCAGTACTGGTGATCCCTACAGCTATGGCAAAGCACCACCATCAG ATTACTCGAATCAGGATGGTGTATACGGCAAACAGGATTATG GCGTAGCAACAACCTGA
- the LOC117229708 gene encoding uncharacterized protein LOC117229708 isoform X2, whose protein sequence is MEGASAGRGGFRGRGGPGGPMRGRGGFGDRGRGGPPRGGGMMRGGRGSGPGGGMRGGPLGMRGRGGPPGRGGHGGHFPPGGPPEPGMSSGPGGSGPPGPPGMGGPPRGGSRGGGSTGFRGRGRGDFSRGDSRRGSSNFRGRGGMDRGSRGGSRGGSGRGGPGGRGGFGDRGSRGGSGRGGPSKRGGGPPGSSGPSKRPRFDQPSSQPANGYATQPPSQGGYGGGTSNAYGGGQQQPQQQQAVGYGGGYGSQNYTQSSYQGYESYQQPPDYGQTAGYPPSTAADNRYGGAPTVPATGAFSTGDPYSYGKAPPSDYSNQDGVYGKQDYGGSAGYQNAQSQRRY, encoded by the exons ATGGAGGGTGCTTCAGCTGGTAGAGGTGGCTTCCGTGGTCGTGGTGGCCCAGGAGGTCCCATGAGAGGACGCGGCGGTTTTGGAGATAGAGGAAG GGGTGGACCGCCAAGAGGTGGAGGTATGATGCGAGGCGGTCGTGGCAGTGGTCCTGGAGGTGGCATGAGAGGCGGACCGCTTGGAATGAGGGGCAGGGGAGGTCCTCCAGGAAGGGGTGGACACGGCGGACATTTTCCTCCTGG AGGTCCCCCAGAACCAGGAATGTCTAGTGGACCCGGAGGCAGTGGACCACCAGGTCCACCAGGAATGGGAGGTCCCCCACGAGGTGGTAGCAGAGGTGGAGGAAGTACTGGCTTCCGTGGCAGAGGAAGAGGAGACTTCTCAAGAGGAGATAGCCGTAGAGGTAGTAGTAATTTCCGTGGTCGAGGAGGGATGGACAGAGGCAGTCGAGGAGGATCCAG GGGAGGATCTGGTAGGGGTGGACCAGGAGGTAGAGGAGGTTTTGGGGATCGTGGAAGCAGAGGCGGCAGTGGGCGTGGCGGTCCATCGAAACGCGGAGGAGGTCCACCAGGTTCCAGTGGACCATCCAAGAGACCAAGGTTCGATCAACCATCTTCTCAACCTGCAAATGGTTATGCGACTCAGCCACCTAG tCAAGGTGGATACGGAGGAGGCACTAGTAATGCGTATGGCGGTGGTCAGCAACAGCCGCAACAGCAGCAAGCAGTAGGATACGGCGGAGGCTATGGATCACAAAACTATACTCAGTCTTCTTACCAAGGCTACGAAAGTTATCAGCAGCCTCCAGATTATGGCCAAACAGCA GGCTATCCACCATCGACCGCAGCCGATAACAGGTATGGCGGAGCACCTACCGTTCCTGCAACAGGAGCTTTCAGTACTGGTGATCCCTACAGCTATGGCAAAGCACCACCATCAG ATTACTCGAATCAGGATGGTGTATACGGCAAACAGGATTATG GTGGCAGTGCTGGTTACCAAAACGCCCAGTCTCAGCGACGTTATTAA
- the LOC117229706 gene encoding uncharacterized protein LOC117229706 isoform X1, which produces MVTRIKMERVRGDIDQQPGVGPAKDSTNFIELNVDMNVTVSNVKKSKMFQRSRGIILFLLAIVFAVILSHLRKEVRALQIQMQSVNVNLLVLMSKYDRLNRSLNRAWFHRLDRSHDRRSMHEIKQLLEGASSITEAIEIFDGIRNETKETSYAYNVHSKYLNPVRPSENEQPSHADVRSTNDYQNEETSSNSLATPEHGKKLENNDVSNLRIERAILTMDKGNSSKERTDSNSGETVVCDNDTDNDYVNDDLVLRREPRAGRSRRDEGRGKKRGKNKRRPKRSRRRLGPLVATFVGAIPEQHVTDTVYIGPWVKSTKNNTQYSLNKFHLVEDKKSIEVTATGLYMISAQIFYFGEPTNYSYWILLSSEGESKTQKLVKCSTASSASATEVSCYTSVITLLQRGDRVHIQQQEKNRLINMREGHSYIQLVLLSNNAHRNRQ; this is translated from the exons ATGGTCACGAGAATTAAAATGGAACGAGTCCGGGGTGATATTGACCAGCAGCCAGGTGTTGGTCCCGCGAAAGATTCAACGAATTTTATCGAATTGAACGTCGACATGAACGTGACCGTGTCGAACGTGAAGAAATCAAAAATGTTCCAAAGATCGCGCGGAATTATTCTCTTCCTATTGGCGATCGTGTTCGCTGTTATACTATCTCACCTGAGGAAGGAAGTTCGCGCCTTGCAGATACAG ATGCAATCGGTGAACGTGAACTTGCTCGTATTGATGTCCAAATACGACCGACTGAACAGAAGTTTGAACCGAGCGTGGTTTCATCGGTTGGACAGATCTCACGATCGTAGGAGCATGCACGAGATCAAACAGCTCCTCGAGGGCGCTTCGTCGATCACCGAAGCCATCGAGATATTTGACGGTATTCGTAACGAAACAAAGGAAACCTCGTACGCTTATAATGTGCATAGTAAATATTTAAATCCCGTCAGACCTTCGGAGAACGAACAGCCGTCGCACGCCGATGTTCGTAGCACGAACGATTATCAGAACGAAGAAACGAGCTCGAACTCGTTAGCAACGCCGGAACACGGCAAGAAACTGGAGAACAATGACGTGTCTAATTTACGTATTGAAAGGGCGATATTAACGATGGACAAGGGAAATTCGTCGAAAGAACGAACAGATTCGAACTCCGGCGAGACTGTTGTTTGCGATAACGATACCGACAATGACTACGTCAATGACGATTTAGTATTAAGGAGAGAACCTCGAGCCGGAAGGTCTCGAAGAGACGAGGGAAGAGGTAAAAAACGGGGAAAGAACAAAAGGCGGCCCAAACGCAGTCGCAGGCGATTGG GTCCTCTAGTGGCAACATTTGTTGGTGCAATTCCTGAGCAACATGTTACAGATACAG TTTATATCGGACCGTGGGTAAAGAGCACCAAAAACAATACTCAatatagtttaaataaattccacTTAGTCGAGGACAAGAAGTCTATAGAAGTTACCGCGACTGGTCTGTACATGATCTCTGCTCAG ATATTTTATTTCGGCGAACCAACTAATTACTCATATTGGATACTTCTGAGTTCGGAAGGTGAATCCAAGACTCAGAAACTAGTGAAGTGTTCTACAGCGTCTTCCGCATCAGCTACAGAAGTGTCATGTTACACCAGTGTGATTACATTATTACAGAGAGGTGACAGAGTTCACATACAACAACAAGAGAAAAATCG ATTAATAAATATGCGAGAAGGGCACAGTTACATACAACTCGTACTGTTGTCCAATAACGCCCACAGAAATCGTCAGTGA
- the LOC117229706 gene encoding uncharacterized protein LOC117229706 isoform X2 yields the protein MVTRIKMERVRGDIDQQPGVGPAKDSTNFIELNVDMNVTVSNVKKSKMFQRSRGIILFLLAIVFAVILSHLRKEVRALQIQMQSVNVNLLVLMSKYDRLNRSLNRAWFHRLDRSHDRRSMHEIKQLLEGASSITEAIEIFDGIRNETKETSYAYNVHSKYLNPVRPSENEQPSHADVRSTNDYQNEETSSNSLATPEHGKKLENNDVSNLRIERAILTMDKGNSSKERTDSNSGETVVCDNDTDNDYVNDDLVLRREPRAGRSRRDEGRGPLVATFVGAIPEQHVTDTVYIGPWVKSTKNNTQYSLNKFHLVEDKKSIEVTATGLYMISAQIFYFGEPTNYSYWILLSSEGESKTQKLVKCSTASSASATEVSCYTSVITLLQRGDRVHIQQQEKNRLINMREGHSYIQLVLLSNNAHRNRQ from the exons ATGGTCACGAGAATTAAAATGGAACGAGTCCGGGGTGATATTGACCAGCAGCCAGGTGTTGGTCCCGCGAAAGATTCAACGAATTTTATCGAATTGAACGTCGACATGAACGTGACCGTGTCGAACGTGAAGAAATCAAAAATGTTCCAAAGATCGCGCGGAATTATTCTCTTCCTATTGGCGATCGTGTTCGCTGTTATACTATCTCACCTGAGGAAGGAAGTTCGCGCCTTGCAGATACAG ATGCAATCGGTGAACGTGAACTTGCTCGTATTGATGTCCAAATACGACCGACTGAACAGAAGTTTGAACCGAGCGTGGTTTCATCGGTTGGACAGATCTCACGATCGTAGGAGCATGCACGAGATCAAACAGCTCCTCGAGGGCGCTTCGTCGATCACCGAAGCCATCGAGATATTTGACGGTATTCGTAACGAAACAAAGGAAACCTCGTACGCTTATAATGTGCATAGTAAATATTTAAATCCCGTCAGACCTTCGGAGAACGAACAGCCGTCGCACGCCGATGTTCGTAGCACGAACGATTATCAGAACGAAGAAACGAGCTCGAACTCGTTAGCAACGCCGGAACACGGCAAGAAACTGGAGAACAATGACGTGTCTAATTTACGTATTGAAAGGGCGATATTAACGATGGACAAGGGAAATTCGTCGAAAGAACGAACAGATTCGAACTCCGGCGAGACTGTTGTTTGCGATAACGATACCGACAATGACTACGTCAATGACGATTTAGTATTAAGGAGAGAACCTCGAGCCGGAAGGTCTCGAAGAGACGAGGGAAGAG GTCCTCTAGTGGCAACATTTGTTGGTGCAATTCCTGAGCAACATGTTACAGATACAG TTTATATCGGACCGTGGGTAAAGAGCACCAAAAACAATACTCAatatagtttaaataaattccacTTAGTCGAGGACAAGAAGTCTATAGAAGTTACCGCGACTGGTCTGTACATGATCTCTGCTCAG ATATTTTATTTCGGCGAACCAACTAATTACTCATATTGGATACTTCTGAGTTCGGAAGGTGAATCCAAGACTCAGAAACTAGTGAAGTGTTCTACAGCGTCTTCCGCATCAGCTACAGAAGTGTCATGTTACACCAGTGTGATTACATTATTACAGAGAGGTGACAGAGTTCACATACAACAACAAGAGAAAAATCG ATTAATAAATATGCGAGAAGGGCACAGTTACATACAACTCGTACTGTTGTCCAATAACGCCCACAGAAATCGTCAGTGA